The following DNA comes from Labrus mixtus chromosome 8, fLabMix1.1, whole genome shotgun sequence.
gaaaaaaaagataacagcaataagaaggtaagagcagtaaaagaaatagaaacaagtggttaaaggatcaaaaaacccaaaactataatattaataaaaataaaaagtaaatataaatatgaaatataaatagcaaagtaagtaagataagaaattatcaagttaaaacataagaggagattaagatatgaacataaatacgagataagagcataaataaaagaacagtaagaagtaaaagaagataaaaaaatagtaaaaccagtaagaaaagacattaagaagacgacatcacataaaagcaagtcaaTGAATGATTTGTGAATTTAACATTGAATTCTGGCCTGACTCCCACATTAAGTGGTGCTTCGGAGATTTTAAAGAATAGACCCGTAGTTAATagtaaaaataaaccttagCTTCGGTTTGTGGGAGTGAACGCACAATAAGGCTAATTATATGTCATTGAGgatctttattttcattattatcagTTTCATTCTGACAGCAAAGTCCAATTTTCATGTCAGCCCAATGACGGAATCTGACATCAACTCATGGTCAGATTTTGACGTCAGGCCAACGTTGTCAGCTCTACTTAACGCTAAACTTAAAGGCCTACCTTTAAACTGCCTACCTtgtctggtcaaaacaaatacaatccGGACAAGAATCTAAACGTAGAAGAAGTACATACtgtctgctgcattgttgtcagagaaccCAGCACTTCAACAAAGCAAGGTTTTTTTGTGgtaattttatgatttcattcagtacagtatcttacatattggtcctttagcatcttttttttcccaacatacctgttgatttttacatacacacacccttcaatcaatcaatcaatcaatctttatatGTATGGCACCTACTGTATATAACAAATGTCATCTCAAGAAACTTTACAGAAAGAACAGGTCAAACCCGAAACCAGAGGGAAATAGTCCAACGTCTGTTAAAACAGACCTTAAAAGACACTTAAGAGTTAGGAACCGTCTGTACTCTTTGTTTCCTCCACTATCCATCTGGCAGCCTCTCCTCTGAGGACACAGTGTTATAAGCGCTCAGATGAGCCCAGTGTGACACAGGAAACtctcctgcagcctctgcaACCATGGCTCCATCCATTAATGGACTCAGTGATGGAGGCATGCTGCTTGGATTTGATGGTGTAGGCAGAGTGCTCATTGATTGACTCAAAAGTTATCTTACACATATGCTTGAAAAACTGTGTTTCAGATAGAAAGAATGAACGAGTGCtcttaacatttagatttataaGAAGTTGAAGCTTTCACTGCTCGAAAAAGTGAGTAAATCTGAAAAATGACCGTTTTCCCCTTCACTTTGAAAAGGACAATGCTGTGAGTGTTTTAAGGGAAAGAGTtccattcatcttttttaagttattattgAAAAGGGAAGTGGTGATTAAATCAAGTGAATAGAAAAATAATAGATGGAATGACCTCAACATTAAGTCGTTCATAGAGTTAATTACATCCGGAAGTCATTTTAAATGGGGATCAACTGTATACAACAATATGTCAGTTAAGCCTCTGTGGTGGTTGGAAAATATTTGAAAGCTTCTGATATAGCCTGTTCCTACTGCCTATCCAGACGAATGACATCAGATATCAAtacttcctctttcttcctctggtCATTGATTAAAGTCTTTCCGACATTTTCCATGTCTATGATTTGTTGCTGCACTAACATACAGATAGTTGAACAGCTTAATTGTTCTTTGATGACAGCCGATGGGTTCCTGGACGCATTCCACCTTCTGCATTTACATGCAAATAACTGTTTACAGACTTTAATACATATTAAACCTGTTTTGTTCTATCTGCCAAAAGGGGGAAACTTCACTGGttgcaaagaaaaataaagatactCAACTATAACGACTACACTTCTTACTATGCATAACactaatggtgttttttttttgcgcctACAACCTCAATGTCACAGTGCTCCTTACTGTTTCCACAGATAACAAAAGTGACCTGCAAAATACCGCTTTCCCTATAGTGGCCATTACGTCTGTTTTAAATTGCTCTGTATGCTTTTTATTCAGGAAATGTCtcaaagaaaatgcaaaaacaatgtTGAGCTAATGTGTCTCTAGACCTGGAAATTGTCATAAACAAGTCCGGGTGCATTATATCGTCTTCCAGTGCAAGGTGAGGATTAGTTTCTCTTCTGCCAGTGTAGTTGAAAAAGTTTATATCTGGAGTCCTTCATGATTTTAATTGTTCTCTGAGGGAGAAGTGAAATTGACGACAATGGCAGAGTTCCAAAAGTTAAAATCTCTTTTCGACTGAGAAAGACTTACCACCGCCGTTTGGAAAATAGGCACTGCCAgcgcaaacatttttttagtggACACAGAGCCTTATTTCCCCCAAGTTAACATTTCACTTACTCGGGTTTGtcttttatgaatgaaaatgtaagaCATGTATTTACAGGTGTTACTAATCTGACTGTAAGCAGGCATGTTGTGGCTGTTTGACAGGAGGCTCATGactcgcctcagctccacctctttgcctctCACTTGGTTGACCAAAACAATGTGGTTGAaaaagcatttccaacatgatgACCCCCATCGTTGGGCCTCAACACTAGGCATCAGAATCCAAAGGGGGACATCACTTAGACCGCGTCCATGTTTTCTACAGTCTATATCACAGTGACCACGTCCACTTCtgatatacagtctatgaattAGACCGAGACCTTAGTCATAcctgaaatgttctttttgttgaGGGTTTATTCAGGTGAAGGTGGAGCCCAAGAATAGCTGTACAATTAATATAAATCCTTCAGACATAAATCCTCGCAATATGTGTTCTTAAACgaagctgcagagaaaagatGCTGGCATGGAGGAAAAGTCACACTGTGAGCCCACGTCAGCAGCTGCATGCGCGCCTGTGAGTCTGCCTCACGCATGACACTTTGCCTTGTTTAATATTCTACAGGGTAATCTATTTCAACAAGAGCATCTAGAGCAGTCACTCTGCATCGTTAGACTCATTTATTTAGAAAGGCAGTGGAAAGTATGACAGAGAGGGAACCCTCACTGTGTAAACCAGAGGCCTGATCTGACCCCAGACAATAGACATATCAGACAAGTAAGGCAGGTAGTCATTTGtcttcacatttatttatttttatttttgagggTGGAAGGACATAAGAACCTTAGTGAGATACAAATATGTTCAAAGATGTAACTCTTGTTCAAAGAAAGAATAGCTAACTTTGCTCCCTGTTTCCTGTCTTGTACATTTGGTTCAATACCTTATTCTGCCCCTGACAGtatgtctctgtttgtatttgtaataGTGTCAGAGCTGATTTCATGCGTCTCCATGAACTGAATAAGTATGACACGGCCACTATGACATCCTCCAATGTTTGTCAACTGTCTTAATGaggttttcatgtttgttatttttgctgttgccatgttggttttcttgAGCCAGAAGTCACCACATATGAACTGCTGTAAGCCTAACAGTCTGTGACAGTGGCTAAATCATTCGCTGGTGATTGTGCTTGAAAATTTGCCACAGATTGACATATATTTGAGGAAGTAGATGATCATAGATGTTTAAATACCAGAATGAAGAAGCAAAGACGGAGCATTAAATGTAGGCCTTTAGCCGATTGCCGCTGCCAGCTTGttaacatgtactgtgtacCTTCTCAGCAGACAGCCAAAAGGTTTCACCTGTCATTCAAAAACTACCAATACTCAATTTTGTAAAACGGTTCAGAGGCTTACTGGCCGTGGCGTTTTCTGACCCAAGCAGCTAACATACTGACGGCATAATACATTTCACAAATCTTTAAGAAATGACGCTAAGCGTTAGTTCATGCAGGACACAGAAGTCATACACTCCAGGTGTGATCAGCTGACAGCCAGCTTGACTTTgactaaaaaacacaaagcatccTATTAGCCAAAAAGTACTCATGCCgccttatttaaactgctctagCTGCCTACTCTTTGCTGCTCCCTATGCAAAACGCATTTGCAACCCTTCTCCaccccagctcctccttttaTGCTGTTATGACTTAATCAATGTCCGCGGTTCTCATTGATGCCAactctggtttttttttttttttttttctgtattagGCTATCCTTGTATACAGGGGAAGGGTAGGAATGTGTGCTGTTCCTGTATAATGCTTTCCACATAAGCACGTGTAAGGGCAGTGAGATCCCAGAACAGAGCCATACtgccaaatataaataattgttatgtATTTTTCCTTGACAAAGTGGTCGTGACTGAACTGGAGTTTTTGGCACTTCTGTGTTTTCAGCCCCACAGATTGCTGCTGGTTGTATTTGGTCTAAGAGCCTGATTCGTTAGAGACAAATGTAATTTATCCTTTATAGTTCCCTGCATGAAATAATGATCCTTCCCCAAACATAAGTAGCTTTCATGATATCCATTTACAGTTTGACCTGTGGAGGAGTTACAAAGACAGTTTGGCAGAAAGTTAAAAAGTtatgttttaaaagtaaaaaaaaataatataagaaAAATTCATTATCTAAATCTATCTATTTCACATGTACACATGTTCTAATTAATTTTTCATCCTTTTAGTTTGCTTCATGCATTAAGTGAGTTTAAGCTGTTTTGTGCTTAACAgttatgagagagagagatttattcTATGAAtagtttttatatataattgtaTAAAACTGAAACACAGTGTGTTAACACAGGACTTAATGGACTCACCAATGAGAACCTGTCAGTTTTGGGCTTGTATTGGAGCCCCTGCGTAGAGATTAAAAGCTGTAATTGAATTAGACACCACTGCAGAGGGAGGCAGGGAAATGGGGTAAATGGGGTGCgagacacagtcagacagacaggcatgTCCAGAGAACCAAAACTGTGAATCTTCTGCCCTCTGACAGACACCCTGCTGGTGATTTATTGCACACATAATTCCCTGTTCCCTAACCCACTTCACTTTAAATGTACTGTGCAGGATTTCTCTCACTGGGCTCATCTGAGCGCTTATAACAATCCTCAGTACATCAAATATTTTCTCAGATCTCCCCTGAGtattgtaaaaatgtgtctaaCTAATTAGGCTTTGGtttgcaggaagaagaaaatacaCTTCTGGTTCTTGAGGATCAAACTATTCTAATTCTCAATGCTCAAGCCCCAAAACACCCCTGATGACTCACATGCTACATGTTGCAGGCACTGAATAGAATTAATTtcttcagaagaaaaagaaaaaaagaaaacatgtacaAGTCAGTTAGGATTGCAATTCATACCTGCAGATAGATTTATTTCATTAATAGTTGGGTAGGGGCAAgattgttgccatggagatggATAGCTTTATAATTTATAGAATAGATTAGAGTCATGCTAGCAACTCTGAGAGTTTGTACGAGCATGACAACATGCTGATGTTTAGCAGGTAGCCTTGCCATATGCACTTTCATGTTAGCATGGTTTATTAAGTAGCACTTAAGTACTACACATCCTGACAGGGAAGTTGTCAGCTTTGATCAGATATTTATATCTGTCATATATCATATTTAGAGGAATTTTTAACTGGTTTTGACAGACTCTCAAATATATggtcaaacatttaaattaccAAGAAAATCCAACAAGACCATCAGCTATAAGATGACAAAATATATAGTTATTTTTGTTGTCTGTGTCAGCTGTCAGTGGGTCAGATTCACAGCATGCAGACTGAAAGGACCTTTGTTCAAATTTTCCAAGTTTCACAGTAAGTTGGAGGCTAATTGGTAAAAGAAAGCAGAAGGAGATCATCCGAgaatacatgtatgtatgtagacACCTGACAAAAGTTTTAAGTTTAAGAGCTGCTTTAAAGAATCTTATCTTTTGGAGAATTTGTATGCTTCTCACTACGTTTAATGTTGAGATATTAGATGTGATAGAGTTTTGTCCGGCAGGTAATTCACATGAGTTATTAAAAGTTATTTCACGTTACATACACAAATAATGTTAAAATTTGCTGCATTTTCTCTGTGCACCTTTGAGTGAAAAACAAAGGATTTTAAGTTCTTAACATTTGGAACAGAAATGCTTTTCgaataaattatattaaatatctTTCTTTAGACCTTTTGGTGTCCTATTTTCTATTCTTATTTCAATATGGATGAGacgttgtttgttttgtctttcacttGGCATAAATGGGAACAGTgatatgttgtatgttgtatgcacacacacacacacaacacgcacacacacacacacacacacacccacacacgcacacgcacacgcacacacacacacacacacacacacacacacacacacacacacacacacacacacaccctgggtgaaaccactCTGACCTTTATTCTTCACAATGAATCAATTCGACATCTCACAGCGGGAAAAGTAATAGAAGTGTGACTCTGTaaatgtgtaactgtgtgtgtgtgtgtgtgtgtgtgtgtgtgtgtgtgtgtgtgtgtgtgtgtgtgtgtgtgtgtgtgtgtaaaaataatTAGAGAGAGAATGAGTCGGAAAGACGTTGAGATTGagtagagagagaaatgaagacgGCGACTAGAGGCTGCAAACAAGATGCTCtggtgaagaggagagagagggagagaaaaagagagaaaggggtgGAGGGAACATATGCGCTCAAATGTGGGAAGTCGGGGCAGCTGTGACGCACTGGAGCGACAAAGCAGTCAGGATAAAGTGCAATGAAAATTATCTGACTACAATGCAGAGATACAGGAGGACCAATCTTCTAATTTTTCTTCTAATTTTGTTCTTATAGAGACCTGAAGGAGCCAACAAaccacaggtgtgtgtttgtgtttgtcggtgtcagtgtgtgtgtgtgtgtgtgtttccttttcctATACTGAAAGTTATCGTAATAACTCAAAGCATGTTAAGTGGATAAACAAATCCAGTGTGGGAATCTAAACAAAAGTTTTTTCTGGAGTCTGTGTTCTGCTGAGGAATTActcattttaagaaaacagaGTGACAGCCTTGTTGACCTTACATCATCTGTGGAAGAAAAAAGTGGATTTACAGAACATTTGAGAACATCAAAGAGAGTACGTACTTTAGCTTCTAGCTCAATAATATGTTTACATTATCAGATTAAGTTGTGTCAAACATCTTGATtggtgttgccatggtgatatTGCTTGATCTACACTTTATTTCTTAAACAGATTAGACTGCCTTCTTTCTGCATATTACTCCCACTTATGAGCATGATTTCTCTGATAGTTGAGCTGGACACAACCGAAATTGCTGCTGCAGTACCGCCTGCTGTATTGAAGCCGGTGAGTAAATTTAGGATATCACTAAGTTAAATGGTAACTGTGgaagatttgttttaatgtagctACAGTTTAGCTTGGCAGACTTCTAAGGGAAAGTTTTCAGATCGTAATTATGTCACAATAAATATGCATGGTAATTAGAAGTCACAGCCCAACACACaagctgttttcatgtttgatacgtttgtttaaagaaataattagAGTCTCCTCATTCCCCTTTCATGAGACAAACGCTAACAATAATGTATTCTATGTATCTTACTGTAAAAGTGTGTTACACAGATGTTGTGTTGGACTTCCATTAAGCTGAGGGTCGTCACCCATGACACTGATTTAAAACATCATTTCTAAAAGTAatgcagcagagggcagatTATTTGAAGTatgactttgatttattttacactaTACAATGGAGCAGGAGGTTTCATAAGACCCTCCTGGTCAATGCCACTatcttcaaaatgtattctcGAGTTTATTATTTAAACTCTAGTCTCAAGCCAAACAAAGCTCATCCTGTTTACGTCAATATGATGAtcagtttttttgtctttactttgGAGATCTCCATCCAGAAACATACATCATATCACTGTTTTTTATGGATTTACCCAACTTATCATTTTGCTGTTCCAACTGGATTTGGATGTTCAATATGAAActtctactgttttttttttttttttttttttttaatacaacaaCTACTGTTTAAGTGTTTCAAGTCGGCTTTCCTTACTATATCATTAAACCAGATTCATAGTCATTTGTTAGATAGTGACAGCTAGCTTTGTAGCAGAAATACCCCATCAAAGACCAACAAGGAAACAGCTTTTTATCATGTAGCTCTTCTGTTTAGTGTCTTAATGTGTGAAAAAGATACAGCTTGTTTGCTTCCAGAGACCTCTCTGAAATTAAACTTTGGTTAAAACCTTGCGATGATAATCACTGAGGTGTTAATTCACCCCAAAAGCTATAGGGGAAAATCCTTTCACAGATTCTCCCGACTTCGGGAGATGAAGGGCGTGTGAGAGAAACTTTCTGTCTGATGATTTAAATGGTTGACCTTATGTTTTCACAGGCTAAGTTGAATCATTTTGATTGGTTAACTGcattttactgtaaatgttttggtgttgagctttaaaatggaaatgttcTCCTCTATTTTCTTTCCATAGGTCACGAAACTGAGTAACCCTCTTGCTATTCTGCAACATGTTGGAATTGAACTGCTCCCTTGCTGATCTATTCTCATCTAATGCCACAATTTTCAATGGACCCGGCtgccctgatgctgctttggCATGTGGGATGAATATCTCCTGGGTTCTAGCTAACGCTACAGCCAAAGATCTGGGTGTGTTGTGCTGGAGGGTAGAGGATTACCTTGCAGGAGAGCTTGGGCTCCAGACATCCCCAGTGTTTATCCCTGTCTGTGTCACCTATCTCACCATCTTCTTGGTGGGGGTACTGGGAAATTCTTTGACTTGTGTGGTCATTTTGCGCTACAGGGTGATGCAGACGCCAACAAACTATTACCTGCTGAGCCTGGCAGCGTCTGACCTGCTGGTGCTGCTACTGGGCATGCCGTTAGAGATCTACGAGATGTGGCAGAACTACCCCTTCCTGCTCGGAGAGGGAGGCTGCTACTTCAAAACGTTCCTGTTTGAAACCGTCTGCTTCGCTTCGATCCTCAATGTCACAGCGCTTAGTGTGGAGCGCTATGTTGCCGTGGTGCACCCACTCAAAGTCAAACACATGACTACACGAGCTCACGTCAAGAGGGTGATCTTCATGCTGTGGGTGCTGTCCATGCTGTGTGCTGTGCCAAACACCAGTCTGCAAGGGATTGAGGAGCTGGAGCCATTGTTTGGACGAAGATTTCCCCAATCTGCTGTGTGCAGTAagtgttcaaatgtttgttttatttttttatttttttatttttttctacataGTCAACAGTctacaatgctaacatgctgaagTATTGAAGGTTAATAATTTCAAAAACATTCAATCTGTTAATAAGTTGCATGTATTTCATCAAGAACAAAAGTGGAGCATTTCAATGAATTTTGACCTTGTTAATACAGAAGAAATAAAGTAGGGGGGTCatcctgtgattggctgtatCACTTCTGATATCACTCTATTTATCttaatgttttaaagatgtcacCCTGAAACAATAGTTCTACAGGACACACAATTGATCACAAAAGTCATTATAGGGTACATAGTGTGGTAACCataaatgtcttttatttttttcctggacAGCTGGAAAAATGACCCTTCTCGTCAATTGTATTCATTCTATTCATAATATTTGACTGTAATCTGTTGTGTAATCTGTCGAGGTTTTtaagaaaattatttaaaaatcaaaaccaaATGTGGTCAGTGGATTACAGAAGTCAAAGAGTTTATCCTCTGAGAAAATGAAAACCTGTTGCTACATGAATGGTACTTTATCCATCTAATTGTTGCTGACATATTCCAGCCTGGACAAAAGTGTTGTTCTGATACAGCTATCACTGTCAGCAAATCATGTCTCCAAAGAGTGTACAAAGGTTTAATGTATAATGCAAATGCTACATCTATGCTTGTGATCAAACTGATTAATCTATTCTACCAACCTTTGTCACATCTCTACCCTCAGAAGTGGTTAAGCCCCAGTGGATGTACAACCTGATCATCCTGATTTCGACACtggtcttcttcctgctccccATGCTGATCATCAGTATTCTCTACCTGCTCATTGGTATACAGCTGCACAGGGAGAAGGTTTTGACTGTGATCGACCCAAGGTGTAGCTTTGGACCAGAAAGTCTCTCCAAGTCCCACAAGCAGAAGCTGAGCAAACGCAACATGCAAGTCACTAAAATGCTGTGTAGGTGTCAAACCAGCTCCTAAGGAGCAGAAAGCTGTCTGTGAcccagtgtgtgtatgtgtatgcaaGACGTTTTTGCTAAATTTGAGCCCTGATACAATTGATGCAGTTTTACCTTTTACGGTTTTTATACTTACATGCCCATTtgtttcagctttttctttGAAATCTGAATCAGAAAGCAAGCTCTGGTGCTGAGATCTAGGCCAGTATAGTAACGATGGCTGCAGTTTCTCGAGTGGTCACTTGGGGCTGagtccaaaagtgagtcaatccccattaGGTTCCATATTAAAAATTCCCAACTGTAGaacagaattaaacatgtttacaggaaggTATAAACGATAGTTTTGGTCTCAGAAGCTTACTTCTTTATTCACAAGAACAATACAAGAACGACTTTATTTAGAAAAGTTATacataattaggggtgtggtGGTTTTGAGTGACAGGCCGATGATGTTAGCTGTCAACTAAGCTTGTTCAGCATCAGACAAATAGCATGTTTtgctgtgtatttatttactaaCAGACTGTCCAAGAAGTCCATGCTCCAGCTTTTTTCAGTTAGTTACTTTCTATTGTTTAATTGATATCTTGGGACGTGCACAGGAGTCAGGATGATTGTTAGCTTTTCCTCACAGAGAAGATAGGAAGCCATAGTGTTGAGAAAACATTCTATTTCAAATTCCCCAGTTGGACTATTTAGAGATTCATGAGATTGAGTGCTATCTGTTGCAATTTGTAAAGCTGTCTTAGCTtcctttgtaaaataaatgaacaaatctGCCGTTTTCTCCTCAAGTAGAAGTAAAATCTCCTTTTGCGTAACAAATCATAGTTGTTACCATGGCATTTTGCTGGCCAACAAATACACCACAACTTGACATGTGCAAATCCCTCACCTCTGTCTGATCCATGTTGTCCCTTCTGgctgcagtaaacaaacatggcaatGGTGAAAAATTACAAACCGCAGGTTTCAAAAAGTCAGTTGACACATAAATGGGCTGTATCAACATTTCACAGTCTACAAACCATCTGTCACATTAACCAGTAACTTACACTTTCCATCTGGTCTGTCCAGGTGTGTTGGTGGTAGTATTCGGATTCTGCTGGGCTCCCTTCCACATGGACCGCTTGATGTGGAGCTACATGGACACCTCTGATGTGAAGCACATCCATATATTTGGGCCAATCCACATCGTGTCTGGAGTCTTCTTCTACCTGAGCTCTGCCATCAACCCCATCCTCTACAACCTCATGTCCACCAGGTTCAGAGAGATGTTCAGTCACATTACCTGCTGCTCTAAACGCTGGCAGACTCGCTCCAGCTTAAAGATGACCCAACGCAGCACCTTGAGCAACAAATTGAGCAACAGTTTGAAAACGACTTAAGTCAAAGTCAAATAATCTTATATACTGGGCATAATGGTAGCCATTAAACCTTCAAATGGGAAGGACATGAACTGAACAGATATTTCTCTGTAATTGGTAAGCCATGCAGATGAAGACAACCAAAAGTTAACCTGAATATATTGTACCAAGTGACATGGGCTACATAACTAGCATCAGCGATTATCTATTTTCTGAACAAGACAGATGCAATCCAGCGCTCAGCATCCTAAGCGCAGTAACATTCTCAACATTGCCTGTTTTTGGTCACGAAGCTCACAACACTCTCAATTTAAAACCTAAGTCAACTTTTTGAACACGACCGCGCTAATCGATGTTACTTCCCCCCCTCACTATTCCCTCACCTACCAATCAagatcaagaaggggcgggacttcctTATCAACTTTATCAAGGTAGAAACTTTTCCTCACACTGTTTATCTCATGcacccagactt
Coding sequences within:
- the LOC132978840 gene encoding neuromedin-U receptor 1-like isoform X1, whose amino-acid sequence is MLELNCSLADLFSSNATIFNGPGCPDAALACGMNISWVLANATAKDLGVLCWRVEDYLAGELGLQTSPVFIPVCVTYLTIFLVGVLGNSLTCVVILRYRVMQTPTNYYLLSLAASDLLVLLLGMPLEIYEMWQNYPFLLGEGGCYFKTFLFETVCFASILNVTALSVERYVAVVHPLKVKHMTTRAHVKRVIFMLWVLSMLCAVPNTSLQGIEELEPLFGRRFPQSAVCKVVKPQWMYNLIILISTLVFFLLPMLIISILYLLIGIQLHREKVLTVIDPRCSFGPESLSKSHKQKLSKRNMQVTKMLCVLVVVFGFCWAPFHMDRLMWSYMDTSDVKHIHIFGPIHIVSGVFFYLSSAINPILYNLMSTRFREMFSHITCCSKRWQTRSSLKMTQRSTLSNKLSNSLKTT
- the LOC132978840 gene encoding neuromedin-U receptor 1-like isoform X2, which encodes MLELNCSLADLFSSNATIFNGPGCPDAALACGMNISWVLANATAKDLGVLCWRVEDYLAGELGLQTSPVFIPVCVTYLTIFLVGVLGNSLTCVVILRYRVMQTPTNYYLLSLAASDLLVLLLGMPLEIYEMWQNYPFLLGEGGCYFKTFLFETVCFASILNVTALSVERYVAVVHPLKVKHMTTRAHVKRVIFMLWVLSMLCAVPNTSLQGIEELEPLFGRRFPQSAVCSVLVVVFGFCWAPFHMDRLMWSYMDTSDVKHIHIFGPIHIVSGVFFYLSSAINPILYNLMSTRFREMFSHITCCSKRWQTRSSLKMTQRSTLSNKLSNSLKTT